Proteins encoded together in one Thermoplasmata archaeon window:
- the gyrB gene encoding DNA topoisomerase (ATP-hydrolyzing) subunit B gives MVEEAAYDAGQIQVLEGLQAIRKRPAMYIGSIDSRGLHHLVHEVVDNSIDEAMAGFCKNIQVILNADGSVTVADDGRGIPVDIHPKWGVPGVELVLSRMHSGGKFERKMYRVSGGLHGVGLSVVNGLSEWLEVRVRREGKESRMRFERGQKASGLEVVGPAKGTGTTITFRPDPLVFETIEFDYGTLATRLRELAFLNAGLHIVIADEVHGRGDEFQYNGGIAEYVKWINRAKAPLHPDPITFAKQSDGTLVEVAMQYHDGYNESIFTFVNNIDTIEGGTHLIGFKAGLARACIKYAKDNKYLKQGESLEGDDVREGLTAILSLKLPEPQFEGQTKMKLGNSDVKGIVESIVYEKLTDFFNETPKVAEICIGKAVLAAQAREAARKARELTRRKGLLEGFNLPGKLADCQERDPAKSELFIVEGPSAGGSAKQARRREFQAILPLRGKILNVEKARLDQMLKNEEIRVLITAIGASVGDEFNVSKVRYHKCIGLTDADVDGQHITTLLLTLFFRYMRPLIDAGFVYLAQPPLYKIKKGKETYYAYSERQREELGRQLGDKGVVYQRYKGLGEMNAEELWETTMDPERRVLKQVTIEDAATADALFSILMGEAVEPRRLFIQEHAKEVVNLDI, from the coding sequence ATGGTAGAAGAGGCCGCCTACGACGCCGGGCAAATCCAGGTCCTGGAAGGCCTGCAGGCGATCCGGAAGCGGCCCGCGATGTACATCGGCTCGATCGACAGCCGAGGCCTCCACCACCTCGTCCACGAGGTCGTCGACAACTCGATCGACGAGGCGATGGCGGGCTTCTGCAAGAACATCCAAGTCATCCTCAACGCCGACGGATCCGTGACCGTCGCGGACGACGGACGCGGAATCCCGGTGGACATCCATCCGAAATGGGGGGTGCCCGGCGTCGAGCTCGTCCTGTCGCGGATGCACAGCGGCGGTAAGTTCGAACGAAAGATGTACCGTGTGTCAGGCGGCTTGCACGGCGTCGGCTTGTCCGTCGTGAACGGCCTGAGCGAGTGGCTCGAGGTCCGCGTGCGGCGCGAGGGAAAGGAGAGCCGGATGCGGTTCGAGCGCGGGCAGAAGGCGTCGGGCCTCGAGGTCGTTGGGCCCGCAAAGGGCACGGGCACGACCATCACGTTCCGCCCCGATCCGCTGGTGTTCGAGACGATCGAGTTCGACTACGGGACGCTCGCGACGCGGCTGCGGGAGCTCGCGTTCCTGAACGCAGGCCTGCACATCGTCATCGCCGACGAGGTCCATGGCCGCGGGGACGAATTCCAGTACAACGGCGGAATCGCGGAGTATGTGAAGTGGATCAACCGCGCGAAGGCGCCCCTCCACCCCGACCCCATCACGTTCGCGAAGCAGTCGGACGGGACCCTGGTCGAGGTCGCGATGCAATACCACGACGGCTACAACGAATCGATCTTCACGTTCGTCAACAACATCGACACGATTGAGGGCGGCACGCACTTGATTGGATTCAAGGCAGGCCTCGCACGGGCGTGCATCAAGTACGCGAAGGACAACAAGTACCTCAAACAAGGAGAGAGCTTGGAGGGCGATGACGTCCGAGAAGGCCTCACCGCAATCCTGAGCCTCAAGCTCCCGGAGCCGCAATTCGAAGGCCAGACGAAGATGAAACTCGGGAACTCCGACGTGAAGGGGATCGTTGAGTCGATCGTCTACGAGAAGCTGACGGACTTCTTCAACGAGACGCCGAAGGTCGCGGAGATCTGCATCGGCAAAGCAGTCCTCGCGGCGCAGGCGCGGGAAGCGGCTCGGAAGGCACGGGAGCTGACGCGCCGCAAGGGGTTGCTCGAGGGATTCAACCTTCCAGGGAAACTCGCGGACTGCCAAGAACGGGACCCGGCGAAGTCAGAACTGTTCATCGTCGAGGGCCCGAGCGCGGGAGGGAGCGCGAAGCAAGCCCGAAGGCGGGAGTTCCAAGCCATTCTCCCGCTACGCGGCAAGATCCTGAATGTAGAAAAGGCCCGGCTGGACCAGATGCTCAAGAACGAGGAAATCCGTGTGCTCATCACGGCCATCGGAGCAAGCGTCGGAGACGAATTCAATGTCTCCAAGGTCCGGTATCACAAGTGCATCGGGCTCACGGACGCCGACGTCGACGGCCAGCACATCACGACGCTGCTCTTGACGTTGTTCTTCCGATACATGCGACCGCTCATCGATGCGGGGTTTGTCTACCTGGCCCAGCCTCCGCTCTACAAGATCAAGAAGGGCAAGGAGACCTACTACGCCTACTCGGAACGCCAGCGAGAGGAACTCGGGAGACAGCTCGGGGACAAAGGCGTCGTCTACCAGCGCTACAAAGGGCTCGGCGAGATGAACGCGGAGGAGCTCTGGGAGACGACGATGGACCCCGAACGGCGGGTTCTCAAGCAAGTCACGATCGAGGACGCCGCGACGGCCGACGCTCTGTTCTCCATTCTCATGGGTGAGGCCGTGGAACCTCGGCGCCTGTTCATCCAGGAGCACGCGAAAGAAGTCGTGAACTTGGATATCTAG
- the cysS gene encoding cysteine--tRNA ligase: protein MSIRVYNSLTRKKEPFAPLHGNRVSMFVCGLTPQDETHMGHAKTYVAFDVVARYLRHKGFHVFYLQNVTDIEDRIIEKMKSTGRTWTDIVGQYFAEYLGVMARLQCTSVDVYAFATDYIDEIVEQIEGLIAKGHAYRAEDGSVYFDTTTFSGWGKLSGQKVEELRPGARVAIEERKRHPADFVLWRAQKPGEPAWDSPWGKGRPGWHIEDTAITIRHFGPQYDLHGGATELLFPHHEAEIAQAESYTGVTPFVRYWLHTGMVMVSGVEMHKSLGNFWPVTAALRQYEPDVIRFFLVNIQYRGPIDFTPELLDEAKRSYERLRETVRTVDAERRRAPESSKADRELRAATKKALADFDAAMSDDFNTREAIAAVFEYARAVNKAAETGAGRAALDETAAAFRTFGDILGLFPTPTAGADLVEGLMDLIVALREDARKRKDFAAADRIREALGALGLVLEDTRDGVRWKRK, encoded by the coding sequence GCGAAAGAAGGAGCCTTTCGCCCCGCTCCATGGCAACCGCGTCTCGATGTTCGTCTGCGGCTTGACGCCACAGGACGAGACCCACATGGGCCACGCGAAGACGTACGTCGCGTTCGATGTCGTCGCGCGCTACCTGCGCCACAAGGGGTTCCATGTGTTCTACTTGCAGAACGTCACGGACATCGAGGACCGGATCATCGAGAAGATGAAGTCGACCGGCCGGACGTGGACCGACATCGTCGGGCAGTATTTCGCGGAGTACCTCGGCGTCATGGCGCGACTGCAGTGCACGTCCGTCGACGTGTACGCGTTCGCGACGGACTACATCGACGAGATCGTCGAGCAAATCGAGGGGCTGATCGCGAAAGGGCACGCGTACCGCGCGGAGGACGGGAGCGTGTACTTCGATACGACGACGTTCTCGGGCTGGGGCAAGCTGAGCGGGCAGAAGGTCGAGGAACTCCGCCCGGGGGCGCGTGTCGCGATTGAGGAGCGGAAGCGCCATCCGGCGGACTTCGTCCTTTGGAGAGCGCAGAAGCCCGGGGAACCGGCGTGGGACAGCCCGTGGGGCAAAGGCCGACCCGGATGGCACATCGAGGACACCGCGATCACGATCCGCCACTTCGGGCCGCAGTACGACCTCCATGGCGGCGCGACGGAGCTCCTGTTCCCGCACCACGAGGCGGAGATCGCCCAGGCGGAGTCGTACACGGGCGTCACCCCGTTCGTGAGGTATTGGCTGCACACCGGGATGGTCATGGTGAGCGGCGTGGAGATGCACAAGTCTCTCGGCAACTTCTGGCCGGTCACGGCAGCACTCCGGCAATACGAGCCCGACGTGATCCGCTTCTTCCTCGTGAACATCCAGTATCGAGGCCCGATCGACTTCACCCCGGAGTTGCTCGACGAGGCGAAACGCTCGTACGAGCGGCTCCGCGAGACGGTCCGCACCGTGGACGCGGAGCGCCGACGGGCGCCGGAGTCGAGCAAGGCCGATCGCGAGCTCCGCGCCGCGACGAAGAAGGCCCTCGCGGACTTCGATGCGGCGATGTCGGACGACTTCAATACCCGCGAGGCGATTGCGGCCGTGTTCGAGTACGCGCGCGCCGTGAACAAGGCGGCCGAGACGGGGGCCGGACGAGCGGCGCTCGACGAGACCGCGGCGGCCTTCCGGACCTTCGGCGACATCCTCGGGCTGTTTCCGACGCCCACGGCCGGCGCCGATCTCGTGGAGGGGCTGATGGACCTGATCGTGGCGCTCCGAGAGGATGCTCGGAAACGCAAGGACTTTGCCGCGGCAGACCGGATCCGCGAGGCCCTGGGAGCCCTGGGCCTCGTCCTGGAAGACACGCGCGACGGTGTGCGTTGGAAGAGAAAATAG